Proteins from a single region of Lelliottia sp. JS-SCA-14:
- a CDS encoding 4Fe-4S dicluster domain-containing protein, which yields MNRFVIADSTVCIGCHTCEAACSETHRLHGLQSMPRLRVMRNEKESAPQLCHQCEDAPCAGVCPVNAITRIDGAVQLNESLCVSCKLCGIACPFGAIEFSGSRPLHIPANANSPKAPPAPPAPARVSSLLDWVPGVRAVAVKCDLCSFDEQGPACVRTCPTKALILVNIRDIARTSKRKRELTINTDFGDLSLFQAQNEGAK from the coding sequence GTGAACCGTTTTGTAATTGCTGACTCGACGGTCTGTATTGGCTGCCACACCTGTGAAGCGGCGTGTTCCGAAACACACCGTCTGCACGGGCTGCAGTCGATGCCGCGCCTGCGCGTTATGCGTAATGAAAAAGAGTCTGCCCCGCAGCTCTGCCATCAATGTGAGGATGCCCCCTGCGCGGGCGTCTGTCCTGTGAATGCCATCACCCGTATCGATGGCGCGGTGCAGCTGAACGAGAGCCTGTGCGTGAGCTGCAAGCTGTGCGGCATCGCCTGTCCGTTTGGCGCGATTGAATTTTCCGGCAGCCGTCCGCTGCATATTCCGGCCAACGCCAACTCGCCAAAAGCGCCGCCAGCGCCTCCCGCACCGGCCCGCGTCAGCAGCCTGCTGGACTGGGTGCCGGGCGTGCGCGCCGTGGCGGTGAAGTGCGATCTGTGCAGCTTCGATGAGCAAGGCCCGGCGTGCGTGCGCACCTGCCCGACCAAAGCGCTGATTCTGGTTAACATCCGCGATATCGCGCGCACCAGTAAACGCAAACGCGAGCTGACGATAAACACCGATTTTGGCGATCTGTCGCTGTTCCAGGCGCAAAACGAGGGGGCGAAATGA
- the hycA gene encoding formate hydrogenlyase regulator HycA: MTIWELSEKADYIAQRHQQLQEQWHLYCNSLVQGITLSKAHLHHAMSCAAQEDLCFILFGHFTIYVTLADNFNSHVIEYHVETKDGERQRIAQAQLMTDGMVDGHVSTRDRHQVLEHYLEKIAPVYDGLYAAVEHNLPVNLHELVSESRTA, encoded by the coding sequence ATGACTATTTGGGAACTTAGCGAAAAAGCGGATTACATCGCGCAACGCCATCAACAATTACAGGAGCAGTGGCACCTCTACTGCAACTCACTGGTTCAGGGCATCACCCTGTCAAAAGCCCATCTGCACCACGCCATGAGCTGCGCGGCGCAGGAGGATCTGTGCTTCATCCTCTTCGGCCACTTCACGATTTACGTCACCCTGGCGGACAACTTCAACAGCCACGTCATCGAATACCACGTCGAAACCAAAGACGGCGAAAGGCAGCGCATTGCCCAGGCACAGCTGATGACCGACGGCATGGTTGACGGTCACGTCAGCACCCGCGATCGCCACCAGGTGCTTGAACACTATCTGGAAAAAATCGCGCCGGTGTACGACGGCCTCTATGCGGCGGTGGAACACAACCTCCCGGTGAATCTGCACGAACTGGTGAGCGAATCGCGCACCGCCTGA
- the hypA gene encoding hydrogenase maturation nickel metallochaperone HypA — protein sequence MHEITLCQRALELIEQQAKQHHAKRVTGVWLKVGAFSCVEPSALTFCFELVCRDTLAEGCELHLEEQQAECWCETCQQYVTLLSSKVRSCPQCQNTGLRIVADDGLQIQRLEIDQE from the coding sequence ATGCACGAAATCACCCTCTGCCAGCGCGCGCTGGAACTTATCGAACAGCAGGCGAAGCAGCATCACGCGAAACGCGTCACCGGCGTGTGGCTGAAAGTCGGGGCGTTTTCCTGCGTCGAGCCCAGCGCCCTGACCTTTTGCTTTGAGCTGGTGTGCCGCGACACGCTGGCGGAAGGCTGCGAGCTGCATCTCGAAGAGCAGCAGGCCGAATGCTGGTGTGAGACCTGCCAGCAGTACGTCACGCTGCTGTCATCGAAAGTGCGAAGCTGCCCGCAGTGTCAAAACACCGGGCTGAGGATCGTCGCGGACGACGGCTTGCAGATCCAGCGCCTCGAAATAGACCAGGAGTAA